In Lachnospiraceae bacterium, one DNA window encodes the following:
- a CDS encoding DUF512 domain-containing protein translates to MNKKLEGHPISKVDPGSIGEELELEPGDRVLTINGNPVEDIFDYEYYVNSPSMTMVVRKANGEEWELDIENDYEDLGLTFENGLMSDYRSCSNKCIFCFIDQMPPGMRETLYFKDDDTRLSFLQGNYVTLTNLKEKDIERIIRFKLAPINISVQTTNPQLRCMMLHNRFAGKALKLIDRLYEAETPMNGQIVLCKGVNDGAELERSIGDLSKYAPVMQSVSVVPVGLSKYRDGLYPLQPFTKEDACATIDMIEGWQKKIFAEHGIHFIHASDEFYILAERELPEEERYDGYIQLENGVGMLRLMASEVADALEQVEENDEPGLVSIATGRLPYPYMEKYADWIRKKFPNRTINIYPIRNDFFGESITVSGLITAKDLIAQLKDKELGEYLLLPINMFRSGETVFLDDLTAEDVEKALQVKIRIVKSDGQDFVHAILEPSSEPEPEPMEEGLPGEEYGYEGYELDEIWEDEDDETEQKR, encoded by the coding sequence ATGAATAAAAAACTGGAAGGACATCCTATTTCGAAAGTAGATCCAGGTTCCATTGGCGAGGAACTGGAGCTGGAACCGGGAGACAGAGTCCTTACCATCAATGGAAATCCTGTTGAAGATATTTTTGACTATGAATATTATGTAAACAGCCCGTCTATGACCATGGTGGTGCGAAAAGCCAATGGGGAAGAATGGGAACTGGATATAGAAAATGATTATGAGGATCTGGGACTGACTTTTGAAAACGGTCTGATGAGTGATTACCGTTCCTGCAGCAACAAATGTATTTTCTGCTTTATTGACCAGATGCCTCCGGGAATGAGAGAGACTCTTTATTTTAAAGATGATGATACCCGGTTATCTTTCCTTCAGGGAAATTATGTTACACTGACCAACTTAAAAGAAAAGGACATAGAGCGTATCATCCGCTTTAAACTGGCACCTATTAACATTTCTGTACAGACCACCAATCCACAGCTGCGTTGTATGATGCTGCACAACCGGTTTGCAGGAAAGGCACTGAAACTTATTGACCGTTTATATGAGGCGGAAACTCCCATGAACGGACAGATTGTTCTTTGCAAGGGAGTAAATGACGGAGCAGAATTAGAGCGTTCTATTGGTGATCTTTCCAAATATGCACCTGTTATGCAAAGTGTTTCGGTAGTACCTGTAGGACTTTCTAAATATAGAGATGGTTTATACCCACTGCAGCCTTTTACAAAAGAAGATGCCTGCGCTACCATTGATATGATCGAAGGCTGGCAGAAAAAAATCTTCGCAGAACATGGAATCCATTTTATCCACGCAAGTGACGAGTTTTATATTCTGGCAGAAAGAGAACTTCCGGAAGAAGAACGTTATGATGGCTATATACAGCTGGAAAATGGCGTAGGTATGCTGCGGCTTATGGCTAGTGAGGTGGCTGATGCATTAGAGCAGGTGGAAGAAAATGACGAGCCGGGACTGGTATCCATTGCAACTGGCCGCCTTCCGTATCCTTATATGGAAAAATATGCGGACTGGATCCGGAAAAAATTTCCAAACAGGACCATTAACATTTATCCCATCCGCAATGATTTCTTTGGTGAGAGTATTACTGTTTCCGGACTGATCACAGCAAAAGATCTGATCGCCCAGCTGAAGGATAAGGAACTGGGGGAATATCTCCTTCTTCCTATTAATATGTTCCGGAGCGGGGAGACAGTATTCTTAGATGACTTAACTGCAGAAGATGTAGAAAAGGCTTTACAAGTTAAGATACGTATAGTAAAATCAGACGGGCAAGATTTTGTCCATGCTATTCTCGAACCGTCCTCAGAGCCGGAACCGGAACCAATGGAAGAAGGACTTCCGGGAGAAGAATATGGTTATGAAGGCTATGAGCTGGATGAGATATGGGAAGATGAGGACGATGAAACAGAGCAAAAAAGATAA
- a CDS encoding ribose-phosphate pyrophosphokinase → MANNFVFNDSLPVAPLKLAALESCKDFASKVDSHIVQFRRNDMEELKRRKADLHYRGYDVDSYLLDLECPRFGTGEAKAVINESVRGTDIFVMADVMNYSIPYTVCGYTNHMSPDDHFQDMKRVIGSCVATAHRVNVVMPFLYESRQHKRSKRESLDCAMALEELIAMGVENIITFDAHDPRVQNAIPLYGFDNFMPTYQFVKALFTHDKTTQIDKDHLMVISPDEGAMNRAVYLANNLGVDMGMFYKRRDYSKVVNGRNPIVAHEFLGSSVEGKTVLIIDDMISSGESMLDTCKELKERKAAKAIVCCTFGLFTNGLEKFDEYYEKGYLDYVITTNLNYRPKELFDRKWYLEADMSKYTAAIINSLNHDRSISASLSPTDKIQKLVQRRHNGEI, encoded by the coding sequence ATGGCTAATAATTTTGTATTCAACGACTCTCTTCCGGTAGCACCTTTAAAGCTGGCTGCACTGGAAAGCTGCAAGGATTTTGCGTCTAAGGTAGATTCTCACATCGTTCAGTTCCGCCGCAACGATATGGAGGAATTAAAGCGCCGCAAGGCAGACCTGCATTATCGTGGATATGATGTAGATTCTTACCTGCTTGATCTTGAGTGCCCAAGATTTGGTACCGGCGAGGCAAAGGCAGTGATCAATGAGTCTGTCAGAGGTACGGACATTTTTGTAATGGCAGATGTAATGAATTACAGCATTCCTTACACTGTTTGCGGCTACACCAATCACATGTCACCAGATGACCATTTTCAGGATATGAAGCGTGTTATCGGTTCCTGCGTGGCAACTGCACATCGTGTAAATGTAGTTATGCCTTTCTTATATGAAAGCCGTCAGCACAAAAGAAGCAAACGTGAATCCTTAGACTGCGCTATGGCATTAGAAGAATTGATCGCAATGGGCGTTGAGAACATTATTACCTTTGATGCCCATGATCCAAGAGTGCAGAATGCCATCCCTCTGTACGGATTTGATAATTTTATGCCAACCTATCAGTTTGTTAAGGCATTATTCACTCATGATAAGACAACCCAGATCGATAAAGATCACCTGATGGTCATCAGCCCGGATGAAGGTGCTATGAATCGTGCTGTATATCTGGCAAATAACTTAGGCGTTGATATGGGTATGTTCTATAAGCGCCGTGATTATTCTAAGGTAGTAAACGGACGCAATCCGATCGTTGCCCATGAATTCCTGGGATCTTCTGTAGAAGGAAAGACAGTTCTTATTATTGATGATATGATCTCTTCCGGCGAGAGCATGTTAGACACCTGTAAGGAATTAAAGGAAAGAAAAGCAGCAAAGGCAATTGTATGCTGTACTTTTGGCCTGTTTACCAATGGCCTTGAAAAGTTTGATGAATACTATGAAAAGGGATATCTGGACTATGTGATCACTACTAACTTAAATTATCGTCCAAAAGAGCTTTTCGACCGCAAGTGGTATCTGGAAGCAGATATGAGTAAGTACACTGCAGCTATCATTAACTCCTTAAACCATGACCGTTCCATCAGTGCATCCCTGTCTCCAACAGACAAGATACAGAAGCTGGTACAGAGACGCCACAATGGAGAAATTTAA
- the pgeF gene encoding peptidoglycan editing factor PgeF, whose product MIPWNYKNENKIFMNREKNGVPYLSFSVLEETGLVLNGFSTRLGGASREKYATMNFAWNKGDDPADVLENYTRMAAALGVDRDRMVASQQTHTTNVRLVTEEDAGKGVVRGRDYTDVDGLITNVAGLTLATFYADCVPLYFLDLKHKAIGLSHSGWRGTVNRMGQCTINAMKKAFGTDPKDLITCIGPSICKDCFEVGEEVAEAFMESFKPEWHNEIIALGKRPDKYQLDLWRANEIIFMEAGVKPENIHTTNICTMCNHEYLFSHRKVGNERGNMGAFLGLR is encoded by the coding sequence ATGATCCCATGGAACTATAAAAATGAAAATAAGATATTTATGAACAGAGAAAAAAATGGAGTTCCCTATCTTTCTTTTTCTGTACTGGAAGAGACTGGACTTGTGTTAAACGGTTTCTCTACCCGTTTAGGAGGTGCAAGCAGGGAAAAATACGCTACTATGAATTTTGCCTGGAACAAGGGAGATGATCCGGCTGATGTGCTGGAAAACTACACCCGTATGGCAGCGGCATTAGGAGTTGACAGAGACCGGATGGTGGCATCCCAGCAGACTCATACTACTAATGTGCGGCTTGTAACAGAGGAAGATGCCGGAAAGGGAGTAGTAAGGGGAAGGGATTACACAGATGTGGACGGACTGATCACCAATGTAGCGGGGCTTACTCTGGCAACCTTTTATGCTGATTGTGTACCTCTATATTTTCTGGATCTGAAACATAAAGCGATTGGTCTTTCTCACTCCGGTTGGCGCGGCACTGTAAACAGAATGGGACAATGTACCATAAATGCCATGAAAAAAGCCTTTGGAACAGATCCAAAAGATCTGATCACCTGTATTGGCCCAAGTATCTGTAAGGATTGTTTTGAAGTGGGAGAAGAAGTGGCAGAGGCGTTTATGGAAAGCTTCAAACCGGAGTGGCATAATGAGATCATTGCTCTGGGAAAACGTCCGGACAAGTACCAGCTAGACCTGTGGCGTGCCAATGAGATCATTTTCATGGAAGCCGGGGTAAAGCCGGAAAATATCCATACTACCAATATCTGTACCATGTGCAACCACGAATATCTTTTTTCTCACCGAAAAGTGGGAAATGAAAGAGGCAATATGGGGGCATTTCTGGGGCTGAGATAA
- a CDS encoding YraN family protein: MNKREIGSRYEEAAAAFLQKQGFRILEKNFRCRQGEIDLVCREGKELVFTEVKYRSDVSCGSPFEAVDFRKQEKIRRTALFYLCRYGYPENTPCRFDVVGITGDSIQLIRNAF; this comes from the coding sequence ATGAATAAAAGAGAAATTGGCAGCCGTTACGAAGAAGCAGCGGCTGCTTTTTTGCAAAAGCAGGGCTTTCGCATTTTGGAGAAAAATTTCCGCTGCAGACAGGGAGAGATCGACCTGGTGTGCAGGGAAGGAAAAGAACTGGTATTTACAGAGGTGAAATACCGGTCAGATGTATCCTGCGGTTCGCCTTTTGAGGCAGTGGATTTTCGCAAGCAGGAGAAAATACGGCGTACAGCCCTGTTTTACCTGTGCCGGTACGGTTATCCGGAAAATACGCCCTGCCGTTTTGATGTGGTGGGCATAACCGGTGACAGCATACAGCTGATACGAAATGCTTTTTAG
- a CDS encoding ribonuclease HII, protein MARELKGEKLEKELLRLEEMKAYEKENARYELICGIDEAGRGPLAGPVAAGAVILPKDCRILYLNDSKKLSEKRREELFLEIKEKALAWSVGIATPQRIDEINILQATYEAMREAIKGLGVEPGLLLNDAVTIPGVEIPQIPIVKGDAKSVSIAAASILAKVTRDHMMAEYDEIYPGYGFGKHKGYGTKAHIEALKELGPCPIHRRSFIGHFVEV, encoded by the coding sequence ATGGCCAGAGAGTTAAAAGGTGAAAAACTGGAAAAAGAACTGCTCCGTTTAGAAGAGATGAAAGCCTACGAAAAAGAGAATGCCCGGTATGAACTGATATGCGGCATTGACGAGGCTGGAAGAGGACCTTTAGCAGGCCCGGTGGCAGCAGGTGCTGTTATCCTTCCAAAAGACTGCCGGATCTTATATTTGAATGATTCCAAAAAGCTTTCTGAAAAGCGCAGGGAAGAACTGTTTTTAGAAATTAAGGAAAAAGCACTTGCCTGGAGTGTAGGTATTGCTACACCACAGCGGATCGATGAGATCAATATCCTGCAGGCTACTTACGAGGCTATGAGAGAGGCAATAAAAGGTCTTGGAGTGGAGCCTGGACTTTTATTAAATGATGCAGTGACGATTCCAGGGGTTGAGATCCCCCAGATCCCTATTGTAAAAGGCGATGCTAAAAGTGTATCTATTGCAGCAGCCAGCATTCTGGCAAAAGTCACCAGGGATCATATGATGGCGGAATATGATGAGATCTATCCCGGATATGGCTTTGGGAAGCATAAAGGGTATGGCACAAAGGCGCATATTGAAGCGTTGAAGGAGCTTGGGCCATGTCCTATCCACAGAAGAAGCTTTATTGGTCATTTTGTTGAGGTATAG
- the ylqF gene encoding ribosome biogenesis GTPase YlqF translates to MNIQWYPGHMTKARRAMQEDIKLIDLVIELVDARVPFSSRNPDIDKLAAGKARMVLLNKADLADETETRKWAQMFEDMGIHVVKIDARNKGTLKQVQTAQQEACKEKIERDRRRGILNRPIRTMVVGIPNVGKSTFINSFAGKACAKTGNKPGVTKGNQWIRLNKTLELLDTPGILWPRFEDQQVGLHLALIGSINDQILNKDELACELISLLEKDYPQVIKERFGIENVEEDRVKVLEEIARSRACLMKGGELDFARASALLLDDFRAGKLGHISLEKAQDYKDRIKVK, encoded by the coding sequence ATGAATATACAGTGGTATCCAGGTCATATGACCAAGGCAAGAAGGGCAATGCAGGAAGATATCAAGCTGATCGACTTAGTGATCGAGCTGGTAGACGCCAGAGTTCCTTTTTCCAGCCGTAACCCGGATATTGACAAGCTTGCTGCAGGAAAGGCAAGAATGGTCCTGTTAAACAAGGCGGATCTGGCAGATGAGACAGAAACCCGCAAGTGGGCCCAGATGTTTGAGGACATGGGCATCCATGTAGTAAAGATCGATGCCCGCAACAAAGGAACCTTAAAACAGGTACAGACTGCACAGCAGGAAGCATGTAAGGAGAAAATTGAAAGAGACCGCCGTAGAGGTATTTTAAACCGCCCCATCCGTACTATGGTAGTGGGCATTCCGAACGTAGGAAAATCTACCTTCATTAATTCCTTTGCAGGTAAGGCCTGTGCAAAAACAGGAAACAAGCCTGGTGTTACAAAGGGCAACCAGTGGATCCGTTTAAATAAGACCTTAGAGCTTTTAGATACACCTGGTATTTTATGGCCTCGTTTTGAGGACCAGCAGGTAGGTCTGCATCTGGCACTCATTGGTTCCATTAATGACCAGATCTTAAACAAAGACGAGCTGGCCTGTGAACTGATCAGTCTTTTAGAAAAAGATTACCCACAGGTGATAAAAGAACGCTTTGGTATTGAAAATGTAGAAGAAGACCGTGTAAAAGTATTAGAAGAGATCGCAAGAAGCCGTGCCTGCTTAATGAAAGGCGGAGAATTAGATTTTGCAAGAGCGTCAGCACTGCTTTTAGACGATTTCCGCGCTGGTAAGTTAGGCCATATCAGTCTGGAAAAAGCACAGGATTACAAAGACAGGATCAAGGTGAAATAA
- the lepB gene encoding signal peptidase I, with protein sequence MDFYINDDTAWLRKAVRWVVNIVVAIACGWFLVYGFGEQVLISGNSMQPQLSAQDVVLMNRIIYVTGTPDRFDVVVFEREDGKKNVKRIIGLPGETVQIRDNRVYINGEPLKEDKMGEVSLAGRAADPVRLGEKEYFLLGDNRGSSEDSRFPNIGNVKREQILGKAWFRMLPLLNLGFVS encoded by the coding sequence GTGGATTTCTATATAAATGATGATACAGCCTGGCTGCGAAAGGCTGTAAGATGGGTAGTAAATATTGTAGTAGCCATTGCCTGCGGCTGGTTTTTAGTGTATGGATTTGGTGAGCAGGTTCTTATATCCGGCAATTCCATGCAGCCACAGTTAAGCGCCCAGGATGTGGTCCTTATGAACCGTATTATCTATGTAACAGGCACTCCGGACCGCTTCGATGTGGTGGTATTTGAGCGTGAAGACGGAAAGAAAAATGTAAAACGTATCATTGGGCTTCCGGGAGAGACTGTTCAGATCCGTGATAACCGCGTATATATTAACGGAGAACCTTTAAAAGAGGATAAAATGGGGGAAGTGTCTTTAGCAGGAAGAGCAGCTGATCCGGTGCGTCTGGGGGAAAAAGAATATTTTCTGTTAGGTGACAACAGGGGAAGCAGTGAAGACAGCCGTTTCCCAAATATTGGAAATGTAAAAAGAGAACAGATACTGGGCAAGGCGTGGTTCCGCATGCTTCCGCTGCTGAACCTTGGCTTTGTATCGTAA
- the rplS gene encoding 50S ribosomal protein L19: MNEIIKNIEAAQLKENVPSFNVGDTVKVYNKIKEGNRERIQIFEGTVIKRQNGGARETFTVRKNSNGIGVEKTWPLHSPSVDNVEVVRKGKVRRAKLNYLRDRVGKAAKVKELVK, translated from the coding sequence ATGAACGAAATTATTAAGAATATCGAAGCAGCACAGTTAAAAGAGAACGTACCTAGCTTTAATGTTGGTGATACTGTAAAGGTATACAACAAGATCAAAGAGGGTAACCGCGAAAGAATCCAGATCTTCGAAGGAACTGTTATTAAGAGACAGAACGGCGGAGCTAGAGAGACTTTCACAGTAAGAAAGAACTCCAATGGTATCGGCGTTGAGAAGACCTGGCCATTACATTCCCCAAGCGTTGACAACGTAGAAGTTGTTCGTAAGGGTAAAGTAAGAAGAGCAAAACTGAACTACTTAAGAGACAGAGTAGGTAAGGCTGCTAAGGTAAAAGAGTTAGTTAAATAA
- a CDS encoding hemolysin family protein — translation MDPTGNTVALRIIIIVILLALSAYFSSAETALTMVNKIRMRTLADDGNKAAACVLKLHENKGKMLSAILIGNNVVNLSTSSIMTILAADIFGNAAVGIATGVLTILILIFGEITPKTMASLEADKIAMKSAKNIYLLMMILTPVIWTVNKMSGGILRLLHVDPNKKTDVMTEDELRTIVAVGHEKGVIETDEKNMINNVFDLDDSVAGDIMVPRVNMTFIDIDANYEELMEKFRKTRYTRFPVYQDSKDNVVGIVNIKDLLLEDEAENFSIKDHLRKPLYTFEAKKVSELMLEMRKTSNNIAVVLDEYGTTAGLITLEDILEEIVGDIRDEYDADEEKDFVKLGHGVYLVDGAMSLDDVNDRLGLSLYSEDYDSIGGLMIEKLDHIPVQGELVTVGNIRLSAHRVNGNRIKKVCIQILKTDGKSTCI, via the coding sequence ATGGATCCAACAGGCAATACGGTTGCCCTGCGTATAATTATTATTGTTATTTTACTGGCGTTATCTGCCTATTTTTCTTCTGCAGAAACTGCCCTGACTATGGTAAATAAGATCCGTATGCGTACTCTTGCAGATGACGGGAATAAGGCGGCAGCCTGTGTGCTGAAGCTTCATGAAAATAAGGGTAAAATGCTAAGTGCCATACTTATTGGAAATAATGTGGTAAACCTTTCCACTTCTTCAATTATGACTATACTGGCAGCTGATATTTTTGGAAATGCTGCTGTTGGGATTGCTACTGGTGTCCTGACGATCCTGATCCTGATCTTTGGGGAGATCACACCGAAGACCATGGCTTCCCTTGAAGCGGATAAGATCGCCATGAAGAGTGCAAAAAATATTTATCTTTTAATGATGATCCTCACACCTGTGATCTGGACAGTAAATAAAATGTCCGGCGGTATTCTGCGCCTGCTTCATGTAGATCCTAATAAAAAGACTGACGTTATGACAGAAGATGAACTTCGTACTATTGTGGCAGTGGGGCATGAAAAAGGTGTCATCGAGACAGATGAAAAAAATATGATCAATAATGTGTTCGATCTGGATGATTCTGTTGCAGGGGATATTATGGTTCCCCGTGTGAACATGACTTTTATTGATATAGATGCCAATTACGAAGAGCTGATGGAAAAATTCCGTAAGACCCGGTATACACGTTTTCCGGTCTACCAGGACAGCAAGGATAATGTAGTAGGTATTGTAAATATTAAAGATCTTTTGCTTGAAGATGAGGCAGAAAACTTTTCTATTAAAGATCATTTAAGAAAGCCGCTGTATACCTTTGAAGCTAAAAAAGTTTCAGAGCTGATGCTGGAAATGCGGAAAACTTCCAATAATATTGCAGTAGTTTTAGATGAATACGGAACCACAGCAGGCCTGATCACATTAGAAGACATCCTGGAAGAGATCGTAGGTGACATCCGTGATGAATATGATGCTGACGAGGAAAAGGATTTTGTAAAATTAGGCCACGGGGTTTATCTTGTAGACGGTGCTATGAGCCTGGATGATGTAAATGACAGACTGGGACTTTCCCTGTATTCAGAAGATTATGATTCCATTGGCGGTCTTATGATAGAAAAGCTGGATCATATTCCGGTTCAGGGAGAATTGGTGACTGTTGGAAACATCCGTCTGTCTGCCCACAGAGTCAATGGAAACCGTATTAAGAAGGTCTGTATCCAGATTTTAAAGACAGATGGAAAAAGTACTTGCATTTAG
- the trmD gene encoding tRNA (guanosine(37)-N1)-methyltransferase TrmD: protein MNFHILTLFPDMVENGLKTSITGRAIESGAISVEAVDIRDYTTDKHRHVDDAPYGGGAGMVIQPAPVCDAYEALCKKLGKRPRVIYMTPQGRVFNQSIAQELAKEENLVFLCGHYEGIDERALELIHAEYLSAGDFVLTGGELPSMVMIDCISRLVPGVLGNGDSAEVESFYDNLLEYPQYTRPEVYEGKTVPQVLLSGHHKNIESWRREQSIRRTLERRPDLLEDAALTLKEQKFLDCLLKEQGESRLKELEQLVKEAVKNEETPGSDREYYQQMKKVKKLLNEKRVTLQELKGYYKVLGVLKQEI, encoded by the coding sequence ATGAATTTCCATATATTAACATTATTTCCTGATATGGTAGAAAATGGTTTAAAAACCAGTATCACCGGCCGTGCTATTGAAAGCGGCGCCATTTCTGTAGAGGCAGTGGATATCCGGGATTATACAACTGACAAGCACAGACACGTAGACGATGCTCCTTATGGGGGCGGTGCAGGAATGGTGATCCAGCCGGCACCTGTGTGTGATGCTTACGAGGCACTTTGTAAAAAGCTGGGAAAACGCCCAAGGGTGATATACATGACTCCCCAGGGACGTGTGTTTAACCAGTCTATTGCCCAGGAACTGGCAAAAGAAGAAAATCTGGTGTTTTTATGCGGACATTATGAAGGTATTGATGAGAGAGCCTTAGAGCTGATCCATGCAGAATATCTGTCAGCAGGTGATTTTGTCCTTACAGGAGGCGAGCTTCCTTCTATGGTCATGATCGACTGTATTTCCCGCCTGGTACCGGGGGTACTGGGAAATGGGGATTCTGCAGAGGTAGAGTCCTTCTATGATAATCTGCTGGAATATCCACAGTATACCAGACCGGAGGTTTATGAGGGAAAAACAGTTCCACAAGTCCTTCTTTCCGGACACCACAAAAATATTGAAAGCTGGCGCAGAGAACAATCTATCCGCCGGACACTGGAAAGACGGCCAGATCTGTTGGAAGATGCAGCTCTTACATTAAAAGAGCAGAAGTTTTTAGACTGCCTGTTAAAGGAACAGGGAGAGAGCCGGTTAAAGGAATTAGAGCAGCTGGTAAAAGAAGCAGTGAAAAACGAAGAGACTCCGGGCAGTGACAGGGAATACTACCAGCAGATGAAGAAAGTAAAAAAGCTTCTTAATGAAAAACGTGTCACATTACAGGAACTGAAAGGTTATTATAAGGTTCTCGGAGTGTTAAAACAGGAAATATAA